A region from the Lolium perenne isolate Kyuss_39 chromosome 4, Kyuss_2.0, whole genome shotgun sequence genome encodes:
- the LOC127296381 gene encoding auxin transporter-like protein 2, with the protein MAAAANESLADEKVPGTIGVGRYEEMEQDGDSSAAKSRLSGLLWHGGSAYDAWFSCASNQVAQVLLTLPYSFSQLGMLSGILFQLFYGLMGSWTAYLISILYLEYRTRKEREKADFRNHVIQWFEVLDGLLGRHWRNVGLAFNCTFLLFGSVIQLIACASNIYYINDRLDKRTWTYIFGACCATTVFIPSFHNYRIWSFLGLVMTTYTAWYLAVASLIHGQVDGVKHSGPTKMVLYFTGATNILYTFGGHAVTVEVMHAMWRPQKFKAIYLLATLYVLTLTLPSAASVYWAFGDQLLTHSNALSLLPRTPFRDAAVVLMLVHQIITFGFACTPLYFVWEKLIGLHDCRSLCKRAAARLPVVVPIWFLAIVFPFFGPINSAVGSLLVSFTVYIIPALAHMVTYRSAHARENAVEQPPRFAGRWTGTYVINTFVVVWVLVVGFGFGGWASMTNFVRQINSFGLFTKCYQCPVPAPITMPLSAAPGGSWPFPGGLQNFTMLPPAPAPSPAHFFRHHSHGL; encoded by the exons ATGGCCGCAGCAGCCAATGAAAGCCTCGCCGACGAGAAGGTGCCAGGAACGATCGGCGTAGGCCGGTACGAGGAGATGGAGCAAGACGGCGACTCAAGCGCAGCAAAGTCGCGGCTCTCCGGCCTCCTCTGGCACGGCGGCTCAGCCTACGACGCCTGGTTCAGCTGCGCTTCCAACCAG GTGGCCCAGGTGCTCCTGACGTTGCCCTACTCCTTCTCGCAGCTGGGGATGCTGAGCGGCATACTGTTCCAGCTCTTCTACGGCCTGATGGGCAGCTGGACCGCGTACCTCATCAGCATCCTGTACCTGGAGTACAGGACcaggaaggagagggagaaggCGGACTTCAGGAACCATGTCATCCAG TGGTTCGAGGTGCTGGACGGGCTGCTTGGGAGGCACTGGAGAAACGTCGGCCTCGCATTCAACTGCACATTCCTCCTCTTCGGCTCCGTCATCCAGCTCATCGCGTGCGCCAG CAACATCTACTACATCAACGACCGGCTCGACAAGAGGACGTGGACGTACATCTTCGGCGCCTGCTGCGCCACGACGGTGTTCATCCCGTCCTTCCACAACTACCGGATCTGGTCGTTCCTCGGCCTCGTCATGACCACCTACACCGCCTGGTACCTCGCCGTCGCCTCCCTCATCCATGGCCAG GTTGACGGTGTGAAGCACTCGGGCCCGACCAAGATGGTGCTCTACTTCACCGGGGCCACCAACATTCTCTACACCTTCGGTGGGCATGCTGTTACTGT GGAGGTGATGCACGCGATGTGGCGGCCGCAGAAGTTCAAGGCCATCTACCTGCTGGCGACGCTGTACGTGCTCACCCTGACGCTGCCGTCGGCGGCGAGCGTGTACTGGGCGTTCGGGGACCAGCTGCTCACGCACTCCAACGCGCTGTCGCTGCTGCCGCGCACGCCGTTCCGGGACGCCGCCGTCGTGCTCATGCTCGTCCACCAGATCATCACCTTCGGCTTCGCATGCACGCCGCTCTACTTCGTCTGGGAGAAGCTCATCGGCCTCCACGACTGCCGCAGCCTctgcaagcgcgccgccgccaggCTCCCCGTCGTCGTCCCCATCTGGTTCCTCGCCATCGTCTTCCCCTTCTTCGGGCCCATCAACTCCGCCGTGGGATCGCTCCTCGTCAGCTTCACCGTTTACATCATCCCGGCGCTCGCGCACATGGTCACATACCGTTCCGCGCACGCCCGTGAG AACGCGGTGGAGCAGCCGCCGCGGTTCGCCGGGCGATGGACGGGCACGTACGTGATCAACACGTTCGTGGTGGTGTGGGTGCTGGTGGTCGGCTTCGGCTTCGGCGGCTGGGCGAGCATGACCAACTTCGTTCGCCAGATCAACTCCTTCGGCCTCTTCACCAAGTGCTACCAGTGCCCCGTGCCGGCTCCCATCACGATGCCGCTGTCAGCTGCTCCGGGCGGCTCCTGGCCGTTCCCCGGCGGCCTCCAGAACTTCACGATGCTCCCACCGGCGCCCGCTCCTTCCCCGGCGCATTTCTTCCGGCATCACAGCCACGGGCTCTGA